The following proteins are encoded in a genomic region of Pyxicephalus adspersus chromosome 9, UCB_Pads_2.0, whole genome shotgun sequence:
- the LOC140338368 gene encoding IST1 homolog, protein MLGSGFKAERLRVNLRLVINRLKLLEKKKTELAQKARKEIADYLSSGKDERARIRVEHIIREDYLVEAMEILELYCDLLLARFGLIQSMKELDPGLSEAVSTLIWAAPRLQTEVSELKIVADQLCAKYSKEYGKLCRTNQIGTVNDRLMHKLSVEAPPKILVERYLIEIAKNYNVPYEPDSVVMAEVPTGVEADLIDVEFSDDKKRGGGGGGGGGGGGGGFGIPLPTVGAMQMPTPTIPFSYPAPAGLDTFNGPSVGIYQTFGNQNPPAMGLVPPPIPAMPPTYDLIGPDGPHANAPPAQDGNAAPVAKPRTKMPDNFVLPELPSVPDTLPAASAGGGTSSSDDIDFDDLSRRFEELKKKT, encoded by the exons ATGTTGGGCTCCGGGTTTAAAGCCGAGCGGCTTCGTGTGAATCTGCGTCTTGTCATTAACAGACTGAAACTCTTGGAGAAGAAGAAGA CTGAACTAGCACAAAAAGCTAGGAAGGAGATTGCTGATTACTTATCCTCTGGGAAAGATGAACGAGCGCGGATCCGTGTGGAGCACATTATCAGAGAGGACTACCTGGTTGAAGCTATGGAGATCCTGGAGTTGTACTGTGACCTGCTGCTGGCCCGATTCGGATTAATCCAGTCCATGAA GGAGCTGGACCCTGGCCTGTCTGAAGCAGTCTCTACCCTTATCTGGGCAGCTCCACGTCTACAAACTGAAGTTTCTGAGTTAAAGATA GTTGCTGATCAGCTATGTGCTAAGTACAGTAAAGAGTACGGCAAGCTCTGCAGGACCAACCAGATTGGAACAGTCAATGACAGG CTGATGCACAAGCTGAGTGTGGAGGCTCCACCTAAAATCCTAGTGGAGAGATACCTGATTGAGATTGCCAAGAATTACAATGTTCCGTATGAGCCGGATTCTGTCGTAATG GCCGAGGTTCCCACTGGGGTGGAGGCGGATCTTATAGACGTTGAATTTTCGGATGACAAAAAgagaggaggtggtggtggtggtggtggaggtggCGGTGGTGGAGGTTTTGGTATTCCATTACCTACAGTGGGAGCAATGCAAATGCCCACTCCCACGATTCCTTTCTCCTACCCTGCACCTGCTGGTCTG GATACTTTCAATGGACCATCTGTGGGAATCTACCAGACTTTTGGCAACCAGAATCCTCCAGCGATGGGTCTTGTGCCTCCACCAATCCCAGCCATGCCTCCTACATATGATTTG ATTGGCCCAGATGGACCACATGCTAACGCTCCCCCAGCACAAGATG gcaaTGCTGCACCTGTTGCTAAACCACGGACAAAAATGCCAGATAACTTTGTCCTGCCTGAGTTACCCTCTGTTCCTGATACCCTTCCTGCCGCCTCAGCTGGAGGGGGCACTTCCAGTTCAGATGATATTGATTTTGATGATCTGTCACGTAGGTTTGAGGAGCTAAAGAAGAAAACCTAA
- the ZNF821 gene encoding zinc finger protein 821 produces the protein MSRRKQTTPNKVHWEQMFAGLEQQARQAMMKTEIIKQESMMEPSDRMSSDSEEEETTIDDLSSPGSEEDSAEKGEPGVSGGKEENHTDSEIPHSLGHLDSVLYLCPLCQMECEGQEQLISHVYQHTAAVVSAKSYLCPVCGRALSSPGSLGRHLFIHSDDQLSNCAVCGAQFSTLATFNSEKLPEVLSPDSWNQNNHKTANSVEEKDADFNAIYPAGVLLVCNSCVAYRKMVTAQTPAVRKWSTRRQNEPVEARMQRLERERTAKKSRRDSETPEERELRRMRDREAKRQQRMQETDEQRARRLQRDREAMRLKRANETPEKRQARLVKEREAKRLKRRLEKMDMMLRAQFGQDPTAMATLAAEINFFQLPGGNNDLEQQILGKIALDDQSNGSLH, from the exons ATGTCCCGGAGGAAACAAACCACTCCAAATAAAGTACATT GGGAGCAGATGTTTGCCGGACTGGAGCAGCAGGCTCGTCAAGCAATGATGAAAACTGAAATCATAAAACAGGAATCTATGATGGAGCCAAGTGACAGGATGAGCA GTGACAGCGAGGAAGAAGAGACCACAATTGATGACCTGTCTTCCCCTGGTTCAGAAGAGGACAGTGCTGAGAAAGGAGAACCAGGAGTCAGCGGAGGGAAGGAAGAAAACCATACTGATAGTGAA ATTCCTCATTCCCTGGGTCACCTGGATTCAGTTCTTTATCTGTGCCCACTGTGCCAGATGGAGTGTGAAGGTCAAGAGCAACTTATCAGTCACGTGTACCAG CACACAGCTGCAGTGGTCAGTGCGAAAAGTTACCTGTGTCCAGTATGTGGCCGCGCTCTCAGCTCTCCGGGTTCTTTGGGACGGCACCTCTTTATACATTCAGACGATCAGCTTTCCAATTGTGCTGTCTGCGGGGCTCAGTTTTCCACCCTGGCTACATTCAACAG tgagaagctacCTGAGGTATTGTCTCCTGATTCTTGGAACCAGAACAATCACAAAACTGCCAATAGTGTGGAAGAAAAGGATGCAGATTTCAATGCCATCTACCCAGCAGGTGTGTTACTTGTGTGCAACAGTTGTGTGGCCTACCGGAAGATGGTGACAGCTCAGACCCCTGCAGTGCGCAAATGGTCAACTCGCAGACAGAACGAGCCCGTAGAGGCCAGAATGCAACGCCTGGAGCGAGAGCGCACTGCCAAGAAAAGCAGGCGAGACAGCGAAACTCCTGAGGAACGAGAGCTTAGGAGAATGAGAGACCGAGAAGCCAAGAGACAACAAAGGATGCAGGAGACTGATGAACAGCGGGCAAGACGTCTACAGAGGGATCGCGAAGCCATGCGGTTAAAACGGGCCAACGAAACACCGGAGAAGCGGCAGGCCAGACTCGTTAAAGAAAGAGAGGCCAAGCGGTTAAAACGACGTTTAGAGAAAATGGACATGATGCTCCGAGCGCAGTTTGGGCAGGACCCCACTGCTATGGCCACTTTAGCTGCCGAAATAAACTTTTTTCAGCTTCCTGGTGGTAATAACGACCTGGAACAGCAGATTCTCGGGAAGATTGCATTGGACGATCAGAGCAATGGATCTCTTCACTGA